The Streptomyces sp. NBC_01244 genome contains a region encoding:
- a CDS encoding TetR/AcrR family transcriptional regulator — MSSSSPQQRRGNTRQRIQDIALELFAEQGYEKTSLREIAERLGVTKAALYYHFKTKEDIIISLFDDLTRPIDELIQWAEEQPRTLEMKREVLRRYSEAMAGGAPLYRFMQENQASLRELSIGETVKKRLLTLVELLRSGQEDAPLADQVRCVSALFTLHAGMMFLQHVEGDNPEETRQAALEVATDLITQAHRQP, encoded by the coding sequence ATGTCCAGCAGCAGTCCACAGCAGCGCCGCGGCAACACGCGGCAGCGCATCCAGGACATCGCACTGGAACTCTTCGCCGAGCAGGGATACGAGAAGACGTCGCTGCGGGAGATCGCGGAGCGGCTGGGGGTCACGAAGGCGGCGCTGTACTACCACTTCAAGACCAAGGAAGACATCATCATCAGCCTGTTCGACGACCTGACCCGGCCGATCGACGAGCTGATCCAGTGGGCGGAGGAACAGCCGCGCACGCTGGAGATGAAGCGCGAGGTCCTGCGCCGCTACAGCGAGGCGATGGCGGGCGGCGCCCCCCTGTACCGCTTCATGCAGGAGAACCAGGCGTCACTGCGGGAGCTGAGCATCGGCGAGACGGTGAAGAAGCGCCTCCTCACCCTGGTGGAGCTGCTCCGGTCCGGCCAGGAGGACGCCCCACTGGCCGACCAAGTGCGGTGCGTGAGCGCCCTGTTCACCCTGCACGCGGGAATGATGTTCCTCCAGCACGTGGAGGGGGACAACCCGGAGGAGACCCGCCAGGCCGCCCTGGAGGTCGCGACGGACCTGATCACCCAGGCCCACCGGCAGCCATAG
- a CDS encoding MDR family MFS transporter, whose amino-acid sequence MVEIKKNAGASEEVKPRSVRVVLMALMIAMLLAMLDNMIIGTAMPTIVGELGGLEHLSWVVTAYTLATAASTPIWGKVGDMYGRKGSFLVSIVIFLIGSALSGMAQDMGQLIGFRAIQGLGAGGLMVGVMAIIGDLIPPRERGKYQGMMAGVMALAMIGGPLVGGTITDHMGWRWSFYINLPLGAVALAMVTAVLHLPKKVHGERPKIDYLGAALLTIGITSTVLVTTWGGTEYAWGSTEIIGLIAVGIVSIAGFLYAETKAADPVMPLHIFRSRNFTLMSVIGFLVGFAMFGGVLYLPLFQQSVQGASATNSGLLLLPMLLSMMAVSLVAGRITTSSGKYKIFPIIGGGLMVVGLFLLATMDTGTSRLMSGVYMAVLGAGLGFLMQITMLVAQNSVEMKDMGVASSSATLFRTLGGSFGVALMGSLFTSQVASTMTDRLGPEAATAAGSAQLDAASLAKLPELVRDAYQHAVAAGTHSAFLLGAGIAVLGFVAAWFVKEVPLRGAGPAGGSDGGGSAKSEVAPETVVVH is encoded by the coding sequence ATGGTGGAAATCAAGAAGAACGCGGGCGCCTCGGAGGAGGTGAAGCCGCGCAGCGTGCGGGTCGTCCTGATGGCGCTCATGATCGCGATGCTGCTGGCCATGCTGGACAACATGATCATCGGTACGGCCATGCCCACGATCGTCGGCGAGCTCGGCGGCCTGGAGCACCTCTCCTGGGTCGTCACCGCCTACACCCTGGCCACCGCCGCCTCCACTCCCATCTGGGGCAAGGTCGGCGACATGTACGGGCGCAAGGGCTCCTTCCTCGTCTCGATCGTCATCTTCCTGATCGGCTCCGCGCTCAGCGGCATGGCCCAGGACATGGGTCAGCTCATCGGCTTCCGCGCGATCCAGGGCCTCGGCGCCGGTGGTCTGATGGTCGGCGTCATGGCGATCATCGGCGACCTGATCCCGCCCCGCGAGCGCGGCAAGTACCAGGGCATGATGGCCGGCGTGATGGCCCTCGCCATGATCGGCGGACCGCTGGTCGGCGGCACCATCACCGACCACATGGGCTGGCGCTGGTCCTTCTACATCAACCTGCCGCTCGGCGCCGTGGCCCTGGCCATGGTCACCGCGGTGCTGCACCTCCCGAAGAAGGTCCACGGGGAACGCCCCAAGATCGACTACCTCGGCGCGGCGCTGCTCACCATCGGCATCACCTCCACCGTCCTCGTCACCACCTGGGGCGGCACCGAGTACGCGTGGGGTTCCACCGAGATCATCGGCCTGATCGCCGTCGGCATCGTCTCCATCGCCGGCTTCCTCTACGCCGAGACCAAGGCCGCCGACCCGGTCATGCCGCTGCACATCTTCCGCAGCCGCAACTTCACCCTCATGTCCGTGATCGGCTTCCTGGTCGGCTTCGCGATGTTCGGCGGCGTGCTGTACCTGCCGCTCTTCCAGCAGTCGGTTCAGGGCGCCTCGGCCACCAACTCCGGCCTGCTGCTCCTGCCGATGCTGCTCTCGATGATGGCCGTCTCGCTGGTCGCGGGCCGGATCACCACCAGCAGCGGCAAGTACAAGATCTTCCCGATCATCGGCGGCGGGCTCATGGTCGTCGGACTCTTCCTGCTCGCCACCATGGACACCGGGACGAGCCGCCTGATGTCCGGCGTCTACATGGCGGTGCTCGGCGCCGGCCTCGGATTCCTGATGCAGATCACGATGCTGGTCGCGCAGAACAGCGTCGAGATGAAGGACATGGGCGTCGCGTCCTCCTCGGCGACCCTGTTCCGCACGCTCGGCGGCTCCTTCGGCGTCGCGCTGATGGGCTCCCTGTTCACCAGTCAGGTCGCCAGCACCATGACAGACCGGCTCGGCCCCGAAGCGGCGACCGCGGCGGGCTCCGCGCAGCTGGACGCGGCGAGTCTGGCGAAGCTGCCGGAGCTCGTGCGGGACGCGTACCAGCACGCGGTGGCCGCCGGTACGCACTCGGCGTTCCTGCTGGGTGCGGGGATCGCGGTACTGGGCTTCGTGGCCGCCTGGTTCGTCAAGGAGGTCCCGCTGCGGGGCGCCGGGCCGGCGGGGGGCTCCGACGGTGGGGGCTCCGCCAAGTCCGAGGTGGCTCCGGAGACGGTTGTCGTGCACTGA
- the mgrA gene encoding L-glyceraldehyde 3-phosphate reductase, with translation MTENNLYRAEPSRYDSMEYRRTGRSGLKLPAISLGLWHNFGDDASLGSQRAILRRAFDLGVTHFDLANNYGPPPGSAELNFGKIFAQDFASHREELVLSTKAGYLMHEGPYGEWGSRKYLLGSLDASLKRMGVDYVDIFYSHRFDPDTPLEETMGALASAVQQGKALYVGVSSYTAEQTAEAARLLREMGIRPLIHQPSYSMINRWTEDDGLLDTLEEAGMGCISFVPLAQGLLTGKYLKGIPEGSRATQGKSLNPDLLSDEVVRRLNGLNEIAARRGQTLAQLALNWVLRDERMTSALIGASSVKQLEENVASLSGAPLSEQELKEIDSFAVSTPGANIWAQRG, from the coding sequence GTGACTGAAAACAATCTCTATCGGGCAGAGCCCTCGCGCTACGACTCCATGGAGTACCGGCGCACCGGCCGCAGCGGCCTCAAGCTCCCCGCCATCTCCCTCGGCCTCTGGCACAACTTCGGCGACGACGCGTCCCTGGGGTCCCAGCGGGCGATCCTGCGCCGGGCCTTCGACCTGGGCGTCACCCACTTCGACCTGGCGAACAACTACGGCCCGCCCCCCGGCTCGGCCGAGCTGAACTTCGGCAAGATCTTCGCGCAGGACTTCGCGTCCCACCGCGAGGAGCTCGTCCTGTCCACCAAGGCCGGCTACCTCATGCACGAGGGGCCGTACGGCGAGTGGGGCAGCCGCAAGTACCTGCTCGGGTCGCTGGACGCGTCGCTGAAGCGGATGGGCGTCGACTACGTCGACATCTTCTACTCGCACCGCTTCGACCCGGACACCCCGCTGGAGGAGACCATGGGCGCGCTGGCGTCCGCGGTCCAGCAGGGCAAGGCGCTCTACGTGGGCGTGTCCTCGTACACCGCGGAGCAGACGGCCGAAGCGGCCCGGCTGCTGAGGGAGATGGGGATCCGTCCCCTCATCCACCAGCCCTCGTACTCCATGATCAACCGCTGGACGGAGGACGACGGCCTGCTGGACACCCTGGAGGAGGCCGGCATGGGCTGCATCTCCTTCGTGCCGCTCGCACAGGGGCTGCTGACCGGGAAGTACCTCAAGGGCATCCCGGAGGGCTCTCGGGCCACCCAGGGCAAGTCCCTCAACCCGGACCTGCTGTCGGACGAGGTCGTGCGCCGGCTGAACGGGCTGAACGAGATCGCGGCGCGGCGCGGGCAGACGCTGGCCCAGCTCGCGCTGAACTGGGTGCTGCGGGACGAGCGGATGACCTCGGCGCTGATCGGCGCGTCGAGCGTGAAGCAGCTCGAGGAAAACGTGGCTTCCCTGTCCGGCGCACCGCTGTCGGAGCAGGAGCTGAAGGAGATCGACTCCTTCGCCGTGTCCACCCCCGGCGCCAACATCTGGGCCCAGCGGGGCTGA
- a CDS encoding SMI1/KNR4 family protein: MTENARVKALEQIMPATHGADEDIDWQAAEAVWGSRFPADFIAFMGRFGAGSINGEASVLLPLPKPGLQWDPAQMAEETANARQVWEAEGGRAAFDVDPESILAWGVTGGSDILCWLTTDPDPDRWPVLVVGRHTADSFAVYPYGMAEFLYLLCSDEFDVSPVSITFWDGGHLSFVHWRKAQRRWQEGRNPETGEPDPYAGDFAD; encoded by the coding sequence ATGACCGAGAACGCGCGCGTCAAAGCGCTGGAGCAGATCATGCCGGCGACCCACGGAGCCGACGAGGACATCGACTGGCAGGCGGCCGAGGCCGTCTGGGGCAGCCGTTTCCCCGCCGATTTCATCGCCTTCATGGGCCGCTTCGGCGCGGGCTCGATCAACGGCGAGGCCAGCGTGCTGCTTCCGCTGCCCAAGCCCGGGCTCCAGTGGGACCCGGCACAGATGGCGGAGGAGACGGCCAATGCCCGCCAGGTCTGGGAGGCGGAGGGCGGCCGGGCCGCCTTCGACGTGGACCCGGAGTCGATCCTCGCCTGGGGCGTCACCGGCGGCTCCGACATCCTGTGCTGGCTGACGACCGACCCCGACCCCGACCGCTGGCCCGTTCTGGTGGTCGGCCGGCACACCGCCGACTCCTTCGCGGTGTATCCGTACGGCATGGCCGAGTTCCTCTACCTGCTGTGCTCCGACGAGTTCGACGTGAGCCCGGTCAGCATCACCTTCTGGGACGGCGGCCACCTCAGCTTCGTGCACTGGCGCAAGGCCCAGCGCCGCTGGCAGGAGGGGCGCAACCCCGAGACGGGCGAGCCCGATCCGTACGCGGGCGACTTCGCGGACTGA
- a CDS encoding isoprenyl transferase encodes MKLRDLVRRPVYRLYARRVEGRIDHDETPKHIGVILDGNRRWAKASGGTTVQGHQAGADKISEMLGWCTETDVEVVTLWMLSTDNLDRPEVELRPLLNIIENTVRGLAADGRWRVHHVGNLDILPAGTQSVLKEAMEATRDVDGILVNVAVGYGGRQEIADAVRSLLLEHASKGTSFEELAEILDIEHIAEHLYTRGQPDPDLVIRTSGEQRLSGFMLWQSAHSEYYFCEVFWPAFRKVDFLRALRDYAARHRRYGS; translated from the coding sequence GTGAAGCTGCGCGACCTGGTACGCCGTCCTGTGTACAGGCTCTACGCACGCCGGGTGGAAGGCCGCATCGACCATGACGAGACGCCCAAGCACATCGGCGTGATCCTGGACGGGAACCGGCGCTGGGCGAAGGCGTCCGGGGGCACGACGGTGCAGGGCCACCAGGCCGGCGCCGACAAGATCTCCGAGATGCTGGGCTGGTGCACCGAGACGGACGTCGAGGTCGTCACCCTGTGGATGCTCTCCACGGACAACCTGGACCGGCCCGAGGTCGAGCTGCGCCCGCTCCTCAACATCATCGAGAACACCGTCCGGGGCCTCGCCGCCGACGGCCGCTGGCGCGTCCACCACGTCGGCAACCTCGACATCCTGCCCGCCGGGACCCAGAGCGTCCTGAAGGAGGCCATGGAGGCCACCCGCGACGTCGACGGGATACTCGTCAACGTCGCGGTCGGCTACGGCGGCCGCCAGGAGATCGCCGACGCGGTCCGCTCGCTCCTGCTGGAGCACGCCTCGAAGGGCACCTCCTTCGAGGAGCTCGCCGAGATCCTCGACATCGAGCACATCGCGGAGCACCTCTACACGCGCGGCCAGCCCGACCCGGACCTGGTGATCCGCACCAGCGGAGAGCAGCGGCTGTCCGGATTCATGCTGTGGCAGAGCGCGCACTCCGAGTACTACTTCTGTGAAGTCTTCTGGCCTGCTTTCCGCAAGGTCGACTTCCTGCGCGCCCTGCGCGACTACGCCGCCCGCCACCGGCGCTACGGCAGCTGA
- a CDS encoding SGNH/GDSL hydrolase family protein yields the protein MMRLAVTTAAAAAAVFATALAPQAPAPAAASLSYVALGDSYSAASFVRPWNTDGCGRSEQDYPHQAARRLKLKLTDVTCSAAEVRAGLLGPQSELKGPPSVPPPGGWTAKPAQIGAVTAAADLVTVGAGGNSVGFSEIVETCVKRGLASFGTGTPCTDHYARGGGAAGLDARFTALEADFSALLKEIRTRAPRAGVAVVGYPAVVDEAAGCGWGSWHQLGTVTKGDMPWLDSLERRVNTLLREQARRSGAVYVDTYSSSTGHGVCASGEQRWMYGIKDSLTGPGEQSDPPSELCRSIPARGEACTVLHPNLRGATHQADRVTETLTALSVRAGTD from the coding sequence ATGATGCGTCTCGCCGTCACCACCGCCGCTGCCGCGGCAGCCGTCTTCGCCACCGCTCTCGCGCCGCAGGCACCCGCGCCCGCCGCCGCATCCCTCTCCTACGTCGCCCTCGGGGACTCGTACAGCGCCGCCTCCTTCGTGCGCCCCTGGAACACCGACGGATGCGGCCGCTCCGAGCAGGACTATCCGCACCAGGCCGCGCGGCGGCTGAAGTTGAAGCTCACCGATGTCACCTGCTCCGCCGCGGAGGTCAGAGCGGGGCTGCTGGGGCCGCAGTCCGAGCTGAAGGGGCCACCATCCGTGCCCCCACCGGGAGGATGGACGGCAAAGCCGGCGCAGATCGGAGCCGTTACGGCTGCCGCCGATCTCGTCACGGTCGGCGCCGGCGGCAACTCCGTGGGCTTCTCCGAGATCGTCGAGACCTGCGTGAAGCGCGGCCTGGCCTCTTTCGGTACGGGCACCCCGTGCACCGATCACTACGCGCGGGGCGGGGGCGCCGCGGGGCTCGACGCCCGGTTCACCGCACTGGAGGCCGATTTCTCCGCCCTGCTGAAGGAGATCCGCACGCGCGCCCCGCGCGCCGGGGTCGCGGTCGTCGGGTATCCGGCCGTCGTGGACGAGGCCGCGGGCTGCGGCTGGGGGTCCTGGCACCAGCTCGGAACCGTGACCAAGGGCGACATGCCCTGGCTCGACAGCCTGGAGCGCCGGGTCAACACCCTCCTGCGGGAGCAGGCCCGCCGGAGCGGCGCGGTGTACGTGGACACCTACTCCTCCAGCACCGGTCACGGGGTGTGCGCGAGCGGAGAGCAGCGCTGGATGTACGGGATCAAGGACAGCCTGACCGGGCCGGGCGAGCAGAGCGACCCGCCCTCCGAGCTCTGCCGCTCCATCCCGGCCCGGGGCGAGGCCTGCACCGTCCTCCACCCGAACCTCCGCGGAGCCACCCACCAGGCGGACCGCGTCACCGAGACCCTGACCGCGCTGAGCGTCCGAGCGGGAACGGACTAG
- a CDS encoding transglycosylase SLT domain-containing protein translates to MLEGNRVSRISVRGFAVASATAVTTVGAVVGVATGDPVANDLETTASGVTLLTDIPLGEQAQVQNASLTQQADSIAHAADTDAKRSVEEAARLQAAQDAKAKKAEAQKAADDKAKKEREEKEQAASRSNPRDGSSFAPQATYTVAQVKAIAKQMVPAGQFQCFSNIINRESTWNYRAVNASSGAYGLVQALPGSKMASAGADWRTNPATQIEWGLNYMNSRYGSPCGAWSFHQANHWY, encoded by the coding sequence CTGCTGGAAGGAAACCGTGTGAGCCGGATCTCGGTTCGGGGATTCGCTGTGGCTTCGGCCACGGCCGTCACCACCGTCGGCGCCGTCGTGGGTGTTGCCACCGGCGACCCCGTCGCGAACGATCTCGAGACGACCGCGTCCGGGGTGACCCTCCTCACGGACATCCCGCTCGGCGAGCAGGCGCAGGTCCAGAACGCGTCCCTGACGCAGCAGGCCGACTCCATCGCCCACGCCGCCGACACCGACGCCAAGCGCTCGGTGGAGGAAGCGGCCCGCCTCCAGGCCGCCCAGGACGCCAAGGCGAAGAAGGCCGAGGCGCAGAAGGCCGCGGACGACAAGGCGAAGAAGGAGCGTGAGGAGAAGGAGCAGGCCGCCAGCCGTTCCAACCCCCGCGACGGATCCTCCTTCGCACCCCAGGCCACCTACACGGTCGCCCAGGTCAAGGCGATCGCCAAGCAGATGGTCCCGGCGGGGCAGTTCCAGTGCTTCTCCAACATCATCAACCGGGAATCCACCTGGAACTACCGTGCCGTGAACGCGTCCTCGGGCGCCTACGGCCTCGTCCAGGCCCTGCCCGGTTCGAAGATGGCCTCGGCGGGCGCCGACTGGCGCACCAACCCCGCCACCCAGATCGAGTGGGGTCTGAACTACATGAACTCCCGCTACGGCAGCCCGTGTGGCGCGTGGAGCTTCCACCAGGCCAACCACTGGTACTAG
- a CDS encoding nuclear transport factor 2 family protein, protein MAIAPGKLSDPVVGALVSAVNAHDKDAFLALLTADATMSDDGTERDLHEWIDREIFDSGGHMDVQSESDGGRTLTVGYRNDTWGEMRTSWRFVIAPGGGRISRFETGQA, encoded by the coding sequence GTGGCCATCGCCCCCGGGAAGTTGTCCGACCCCGTCGTCGGCGCCCTCGTCAGCGCGGTCAACGCGCACGACAAGGACGCCTTCCTCGCGCTCCTGACCGCCGACGCGACCATGTCCGACGACGGTACGGAGCGCGATCTCCACGAGTGGATCGACCGGGAGATCTTCGACTCCGGCGGCCACATGGACGTCCAGTCCGAGTCCGACGGCGGCCGCACCCTGACCGTCGGCTACCGCAACGACACCTGGGGCGAGATGCGCACCTCCTGGAGGTTCGTCATCGCCCCCGGCGGGGGCCGCATCAGCCGCTTCGAGACCGGCCAGGCGTAG
- a CDS encoding DUF192 domain-containing protein: protein MGKRERWRDGGATLYVDRGAAHGDRGAAPGMPAGHPERLEAAAEVPLEVPVEVPLEGPLEVPLEVAASYRARTRGLLGRDGIEGAMLLTPASSVHTFRMRFAIDVAHLDRRLTVIALTTMVPGRLGLPRLRARHVLEAEAGAMAAWGLRVGSPLRVRLTAR from the coding sequence ATGGGGAAGAGGGAACGGTGGCGCGATGGCGGGGCAACGCTCTACGTCGACCGGGGCGCGGCCCACGGCGACCGGGGCGCGGCACCGGGAATGCCCGCGGGGCACCCGGAGCGGCTGGAGGCGGCCGCGGAGGTGCCACTCGAGGTGCCCGTGGAGGTGCCACTCGAGGGGCCCCTGGAGGTGCCACTCGAGGTCGCCGCCTCCTACCGGGCCCGCACGCGCGGTCTGCTCGGGCGGGACGGTATCGAGGGGGCGATGCTCCTGACCCCGGCCTCGAGCGTGCACACCTTCCGGATGCGCTTCGCCATCGACGTGGCCCACCTCGACCGCCGGCTCACCGTCATCGCGCTGACCACCATGGTGCCCGGCCGGCTGGGCCTCCCCCGGCTGCGCGCCCGCCACGTCCTGGAGGCCGAGGCCGGAGCCATGGCCGCCTGGGGCCTGCGCGTCGGCTCCCCGCTCCGGGTCCGTCTCACCGCGCGCTAG
- a CDS encoding PhoH family protein: MVTSTKSRLPDRRTYVLDTSVLLADPNAITRFDEHEVVLPIVVITELEAKRHHPELGYFARQALRLLDDFRVRYGRLDAPIPLGDLGGTLRVELNHSDQSVLPAGFRLGDNDSRILAVARNLQAEGYDVTVVSKDLPLRIKASSVGLIAEEYRAELAITDAGWTGMSELALSGEQVDLLFSEERLYVPEAAELPVHTGLVLQSERGKALGRVTADGNVKLVRGDREAFGLHGRSAEQRIALDLLLDPEIGIISMGGRAGTGKSALALCAGLEAVLERRQHQKVMVFRPLYAVGGQDLGYLPGDASEKMSPWAQAVFDTLSAVAGRAVIEEVLNRGMLEVLPLTHIRGRSLHDAFVIVDEAQSLERNVLLTVLSRIGANSRVVLTHDVAQRDNLRVGRYDGVVAVVEKLKGHPLFAHVTLTRSERSPIAALVTEMLENL, encoded by the coding sequence GTGGTGACCAGCACAAAGAGCCGCCTGCCCGACAGGCGGACCTACGTCCTCGACACCAGCGTCCTGCTGGCAGACCCCAACGCGATCACCCGCTTCGACGAGCACGAGGTAGTGCTCCCGATCGTCGTGATCACCGAGCTGGAGGCAAAGAGGCACCATCCCGAACTCGGCTACTTCGCCCGCCAGGCCCTGCGCCTGCTCGACGACTTCCGGGTTCGCTACGGACGCCTCGACGCACCCATCCCGCTGGGCGATCTGGGCGGCACCCTGCGCGTCGAGCTCAACCACTCCGATCAGAGCGTCCTGCCCGCCGGTTTCAGGCTGGGGGACAACGATTCGCGGATCCTCGCGGTCGCGCGCAACCTCCAGGCCGAGGGCTACGACGTCACGGTCGTCTCGAAGGATCTCCCCCTGCGCATCAAGGCCTCCTCCGTGGGGCTGATCGCCGAGGAGTACCGCGCGGAGCTCGCGATCACCGATGCCGGCTGGACCGGCATGAGCGAGCTGGCACTCTCCGGCGAGCAGGTGGACCTCCTCTTCTCCGAGGAGCGGCTCTACGTGCCGGAGGCCGCGGAACTTCCCGTGCACACCGGGCTGGTCCTCCAGTCCGAGCGCGGCAAGGCGCTCGGCCGGGTCACGGCCGACGGCAACGTGAAGCTCGTACGGGGCGACCGCGAGGCCTTCGGGCTGCACGGCCGCAGCGCCGAGCAGCGGATCGCGCTCGACCTCCTGCTCGACCCCGAGATCGGGATCATCTCGATGGGCGGGCGGGCCGGCACCGGAAAGTCGGCGCTGGCGCTGTGCGCGGGGCTGGAGGCCGTACTGGAGCGGAGGCAGCACCAGAAGGTGATGGTCTTCCGGCCGCTGTACGCGGTCGGCGGCCAGGACCTCGGCTACCTCCCCGGGGACGCCTCCGAGAAGATGAGCCCCTGGGCCCAGGCGGTGTTCGACACGCTCTCGGCGGTCGCCGGGCGCGCGGTCATCGAGGAGGTGCTGAACCGCGGGATGCTGGAGGTCCTGCCGCTCACGCACATCCGCGGCCGCTCGCTGCACGACGCGTTCGTCATCGTGGACGAGGCACAGTCCCTGGAGCGCAATGTCCTGCTGACCGTTCTGTCCCGTATCGGGGCCAATTCGCGGGTGGTTCTCACCCACGACGTGGCCCAGCGGGACAACCTGCGGGTCGGCCGGTACGACGGAGTCGTCGCCGTGGTCGAGAAACTGAAGGGGCATCCGCTCTTCGCGCACGTCACGCTGACCCGTTCGGAGCGCTCCCCGATCGCCGCACTGGTCACCGAGATGCTGGAGAACCTGTAG
- a CDS encoding polysaccharide deacetylase family protein codes for MTRTQMRGTKARIAVAGAVAAVAATAWGVTVLVDPGHDTNHQNVARQTDDPTKGGDAEPQAPGKPGGQVPEGIAHASESGGDAVNITIDDGPDPKWTPKVLEVLKKYDVKAVFCMIGPQAKDHPDLVKKVVAGGHRLCDHTMDHNTGMDKKPLAYQRQQIFDAKKQIEDAAGGGAKVEYYRAPGGAFTPESRALAAANGMRPLGWNVDTKDFTKPGVAAIVAAVKAEIGNGPTILFHDGGGDRAQSVEALDQVLAWLKEQGRPTGFPVVTGPSA; via the coding sequence ATGACGCGCACGCAGATGCGGGGTACGAAGGCACGGATCGCCGTCGCCGGAGCGGTGGCGGCGGTGGCCGCGACCGCGTGGGGGGTGACGGTGCTCGTCGACCCGGGTCACGACACCAACCACCAGAACGTCGCCCGGCAGACCGACGACCCCACGAAGGGCGGCGACGCCGAGCCGCAGGCGCCCGGGAAGCCGGGCGGGCAGGTCCCGGAGGGCATAGCCCACGCGTCGGAGAGCGGCGGCGACGCGGTCAACATCACCATCGACGACGGACCCGACCCCAAGTGGACCCCGAAGGTGCTGGAGGTACTGAAGAAGTACGACGTGAAGGCGGTCTTCTGCATGATCGGACCGCAGGCCAAGGACCACCCCGACCTGGTCAAGAAGGTCGTCGCCGGTGGCCACCGGCTCTGCGACCACACGATGGACCACAACACGGGGATGGACAAGAAGCCCCTGGCCTACCAGCGGCAGCAGATTTTCGACGCGAAGAAGCAGATCGAGGACGCCGCGGGCGGCGGGGCCAAGGTGGAGTACTACCGGGCCCCCGGCGGCGCGTTCACCCCCGAGAGCAGGGCCCTGGCCGCCGCGAACGGCATGCGCCCGCTCGGCTGGAACGTCGACACCAAGGACTTCACCAAGCCGGGCGTGGCCGCGATCGTCGCCGCGGTCAAGGCCGAGATCGGCAACGGCCCGACCATCCTCTTCCACGACGGCGGCGGCGACCGCGCCCAGAGCGTCGAAGCCCTCGACCAGGTCCTGGCCTGGCTGAAGGAGCAGGGCCGCCCCACCGGCTTCCCCGTGGTCACCGGCCCCAGCGCCTGA
- a CDS encoding extracellular solute-binding protein, which yields MRRRIFGTAATTVVLGLLIPLAGCGSSGGSADDSGTLRLVAAEYGDASTNSSSKAFWDKVTADFTASNPGIKVQVQLLPWADIDREVSRMVKDGNAPDMALMGGYSDFAAQGKLYSAPELLSVSAEANFLQPLSDAGSVGNTLYGLPFVASSRLLFYNEELFTGAGIIPKGSKNGWQPKNWTDLKSAATALKAKGVKTPFAMPLGPEEAHAEAMIWELSNGGGYADNSGNYSLASDQNITTFKWIKEHLVAPGLLGPTPPSKLNRADAFAAFARGEVGMLNGYPQLAHEARNKGITVGAVAMPASDMLNTGEVPPNVGVADWMMAFKQNGHRDEIGKFLEFVYRDKNLSDFAGRYHLLPSTVSASRAMAGTSGGDKNDQQFLNALRGAQLYPVNDPSWVVISDTIKRNIGRAVDPGGDPKAVLEEIASKANEAKKAR from the coding sequence GTGCGACGAAGAATCTTCGGCACGGCCGCCACCACGGTCGTGCTCGGTCTGCTGATACCGCTGGCCGGCTGTGGCAGCTCCGGTGGAAGCGCTGATGACAGCGGTACCCTCCGCCTCGTCGCCGCCGAATACGGCGACGCCTCGACCAACAGCAGTTCCAAGGCTTTCTGGGACAAGGTGACGGCTGATTTCACCGCCTCGAACCCCGGCATCAAGGTCCAGGTCCAGCTCCTGCCGTGGGCCGACATCGACCGTGAAGTCTCCCGCATGGTCAAGGACGGCAACGCCCCGGACATGGCCCTCATGGGCGGCTACTCGGACTTCGCGGCGCAGGGCAAGCTCTATTCCGCGCCCGAACTCCTCTCGGTCTCCGCCGAGGCGAACTTCCTCCAGCCCCTCTCCGACGCAGGCTCCGTCGGCAACACGCTCTACGGCTTGCCCTTCGTGGCGAGCAGCCGCCTCCTCTTCTACAACGAGGAGCTGTTCACCGGGGCCGGGATCATCCCGAAGGGCTCCAAGAACGGCTGGCAGCCCAAGAACTGGACGGACCTGAAGTCCGCCGCCACGGCGCTCAAGGCGAAAGGCGTGAAGACCCCGTTCGCCATGCCCCTGGGCCCGGAGGAGGCGCACGCCGAGGCGATGATCTGGGAGCTCAGCAACGGCGGCGGTTACGCCGACAACAGCGGCAACTACAGCCTGGCCTCCGACCAGAACATCACGACCTTCAAGTGGATCAAGGAGCACCTGGTCGCCCCCGGGCTGCTCGGCCCCACTCCGCCGTCCAAGCTCAACCGCGCCGACGCCTTCGCCGCGTTCGCGCGCGGCGAGGTCGGCATGCTCAACGGCTACCCCCAGCTCGCCCACGAGGCGCGCAACAAGGGGATCACGGTCGGTGCCGTCGCGATGCCCGCCTCGGACATGCTGAACACCGGGGAGGTCCCGCCGAACGTGGGCGTGGCCGACTGGATGATGGCCTTCAAGCAGAACGGCCACCGCGACGAGATCGGCAAGTTCCTGGAGTTCGTCTACCGGGACAAGAACCTGTCGGACTTCGCCGGCCGCTACCACCTGCTGCCGTCCACCGTCTCGGCTTCCCGCGCGATGGCCGGAACCTCGGGCGGGGACAAGAACGACCAGCAGTTCCTGAACGCCCTGCGCGGTGCGCAGCTCTACCCGGTCAACGACCCGTCCTGGGTGGTCATCAGTGACACCATCAAGCGGAACATCGGCCGCGCCGTGGACCCCGGCGGCGACCCGAAGGCCGTCCTGGAGGAGATCGCCTCCAAGGCGAACGAGGCCAAGAAGGCCCGCTGA